DNA sequence from the Vicia villosa cultivar HV-30 ecotype Madison, WI linkage group LG3, Vvil1.0, whole genome shotgun sequence genome:
GCAAGTTCATGAACAAGTGTTTGCTATGTCTATTTTGTTAAGCTATCCTGTTATTTATTTGGCAAGGTCTGTTAACTTATTGTCATGAACAAGTTATGATTAATGTCTAGAACAATGTTATGTTTAATGTTATGGCAAGATCTGTTTACTTTGTGTTCATATGCTGTCAATTCAATTATATAGCAGAATTTTACAATTTCAAATCAACTATATGATACAAGCTACCACAATTTCAATTCAAAACACAAGTTTACATTAGATTTCAAATGGGACAACATCCATTACAATTGACATCAAAGAACAAGGCTGCAAAGAAACTGAACTAACAACACAAATGCCCTAAAATCACATAAACCCTACTTCATTACATTAAGCATCACAAGTCCTACTGCCATAACTAATGTCATGGAAACTGAGAATTTCATCAATAAGTTCATTGCATTCAACTTCGTCTTCACTTCTGCTACTTTTGTATTAGCTTCATCCAATCTAGCCCTTTCATGCTCCAATTTTTTGTGCAGGGAGTAAATAATTTCCTTGGCCCTTGATGAGAGTTCATCGTCGTACCAAACAAAGTGGCTACACCTTTTATGGCCCTGTACCTGCAAACCAAACATATATAGAATCACAAATTAATTTTGCTGCTACACATGAGGTGAAACTGTACACTTTCAGTTACAGTGAAAGTAACATTACCTTGTACATCCCACACCCAAAAAAACGTCTGCCTGGGTTCGAATCAGTCCATGAGGTCATCAATGGAGCTTCAAGCCCACACCTGCACTGGCTTCGAAACTGACATGAACGTGTAGCCCCGATACTACTCGCCATCGTGCATTGAGACATCTCTGAAAAACGAAACGAAAGAAGAAGAAAGGGCGAAGACTTAAATTGAAGAAGAAGACTTCCTGCGTTGAAGAATGAAGATGGAGCTATTGCCCTAGTTCTGCAACTCTTGCGTTGTGATGAATGAAGAAGACAACCCAATATTAAAGGTTCAATTTAATCCAtacaataaatacataaattgttttatgaaaatattaaatattaagttaataattaaaaaatgaaattaaaataaaaatagtgatgTGGCAAGTGACTGGACCAAATATTacttgccatgtcattaaaattgcACTTAAGTGATGGGGGACCTTCAAATATTCACCAAAAATGAAAATGGGGGACCTGAAACTTGGCTTTTTTAGTTTGGGGACCAAAAAGTTAAAAACACTAAAATATGGGgactaaaagtgcatttaagcctaagttatattatatatattgatatcacttataaaaatataacacaGTTAAATATGTAATTCTTAACGTTAACTACTTAAAAGATtggtttaatataaaaattaaatacactTATAAGTTAACATAGTCATAATCAACATAAATTATATTACATATATTGATATcagttataaaaatataacacAGTTAAATATGTGACTCTTAACTACTTAAAGATTGGtttagtataaaaattaaatacactTATAAGTTaactaaaaaatatatgttaaataattgaagtagaaaaaatgttataaaaataatagtttaaaaATGGAACTAAACAATAGTTTAAAGTTTAtagacattttaaaaaaaaaaatagaattaggGTTGATATTAGAGTGACATGTGTCAAAAATTGTCGAGAGTTGTTATCATGATGACACATggttagggttgccatcatgacaaccttgcatttatatataataataataataataagataagATAAGATAAGATAAGATATCAATACCAATGATGTTTTTCACAGCATAATTTACTCCAGAATATTTAGAAGTTTATTTTGTGACTCATATTTTGATATGAAAAAAAAGCTACATAGGGTGTTAATCATTTACTCcataactagtaaaggacccgtgcattcgcacgggtcacgcaaagtcgatataaacaataaataaatatataacgatggttaataaatatatataaaaagatacacaaattaaaaataaaaaacatttgaaattataattgtcaaataaatattaatttaatttagttagaaatatatactttagtagaaaaaataaataaaataattaagtagtcatctacccgtacGTTCGCACGTATTgcacaatattataaataataatcaaatataatatatgtgattatatttatttgatttggtaacaggtaccaaacttttttgttcaaattttgtttattgtcactcatacccctatcttattataagcatttgaaatcttttcacttattttaaataaaaacttcaatatatttaatagatttattttttcaaaaatatcagttataggttaatatgtacatataaaaaataaaggaaataattaagtatttatctatcacagttgtaaataaatataatataatgatggttaaaaatgtaaataaaatatatacacattaagtagctttgtcccgtcgaaaaatgtatattttagtagaaaaataaagaaaataataaagaaatcatttacccgtgcgttcacacggttcatacaatgtcattataaatagtaaattaatataatatagtgatggttaaaaatgtatataaaatacaaaaagaataacaatttttttatataagaaattatgtattcatcaatcataattgtctcatgttaaatgtaattttataagTAGTTTCGGTCAAtcgaaaaatgtatatttttcataagaaatttatgtatttatacatcataattgtatcatgtttttttgtaaaaaaaaatattaatagcaaaattttttgtataaatgttaaattttatcaTACAAAATTGCTAACATTTTTTTGATAATTGAAGTTTTGAATATCTTTTATTATACTTTAATAGtatctttaattataattaatatattatatatatttttaaaaataacataaaaaataaataatgtttaTAGATCAAACTAtatttagtattattatatagTATTATTGTTAGTAGTTTAGATTAATGAAGCAATTCTGACAATAagttaattatttgatttattgatcAATGAATAAttcattcaaatatataattatttggtaattatttaattatttgatttattgatcaataaataattcattcaaaaaaaaattaaacaacaacatttatTAGTAAAACTTATAATAGGTAATCATGGTACTATCTCTTAATGAttactttaaaaataaatatactatcttaaaatttaagaaattttatattataggcttgtttatatattttaccTGTAATATATTAGTTGACATAGTATATTTTTTATTCGTAATTGAATtcgggaaaaaaaataaaatttatgtaattgaaatgaatattataattaaaaaaattatttaatattatattaaataattatttctcttaatttttttacaaataagacaattattttataataaagagtaacttttttaaaaaatggactctctcttttcatatatattttagaatatttttttataaataagatgGTTATTTCATAAAtagattattttatcatttttttaagataaattttgtttatttaggtcTCATTTACCATTACCCATAAATTTATTATGGGTATAATGAATTTATTACAATAAGTATATTTATTATAACAAATATATTTACCATTACacctaatataattttataattagtattaaacaaaaactataatGACAAATGGAATAAAAAGATATGACACAAAAGGATCTCACTCTatttaatacaaaataaatatatcattatTGGCCTCATATCACATAGATAAATAATATTatgatagtagttattataatagTAGATGAATAATTTCTTAAAAAACAGTAACAATTGCAAATATTAAAAAAGACTGattaattattatcacctaaaactaggtattcccaatgatattttcttaaaattttctaTTGTTGATACAACTAATAATTACCAACAATtacctataaaataaattattatcacCTAAACTCAATTACAACTAATTAAAAAAGACGATTAATTATTATCACCTACAACTAATACCTACCTCTATTGGGTCCTTTGAAGGgcatgaattgatttattatagcaatccattaatagatttattataaatgctctcatttttttttgtgagtatcgtaggttattataatagtaaatgtcatagttaaaaataaatatattttcttttcttaaataaatattataattataattataattacaaTTACTAAAAGTTCAGATTTTAGTTTGCATATATATGGTATTAAGTTATTATGTcaaattacaaatattattttataatttattagttattattattattgatgatattattttataattcattagttattattattattgatgataATCGATTTGATTATACCATGGTCAcaaaattttgttgttttgtaatttagagagttgtgttgAAAACATATTAACTTAAATATATTTAGTCTTCCTATCACAATATAgccataataaataaaaataataataatttgaaggGTTGTGAATGCAAGAGAATGATTGCAAAATGACGTTGGAATTGGTTTATGCACATGAAACGTGATGGTGAGCCGCCAAAAACGCATTGTAAGTGGAatagttcaatttttttttttactaatatttttttcacgtGAATAACAATCATGAGTGTATCAATTGTAATTGGCTATTTCAAACTTCCTAATTATCAAtagttattgtattttattattttgattattttagtttaattatttaaaactatTAATGGGaaagataataattaaaattgagaATAATTATCTATAATCAACTAAATACAACTTTTAGATAATAACAAATTCTAACAAATTCTACCTGTTTTCACATAGACAAATTATACACTTCAATAAAGGATAACACATGTGTGTTGGAAATTGTAAGCAATAGTTGTTTCATATGAATAGTAATAATCGTGCATGCAAAAGAAACGACTGACACGTTTTTCCTAGGCTAGCCATACCATATCATTATTGCATAGATCTCAATGTAATACCAAATCAACAAAATATCTTTAACCAACTTTGTAAACAACATAtcaatataattatttagaatgAATTGGAACTGCTGGAACTGGGAAAGGGAGAGAATTAACAGGAAATTAGAACTTTATTAAATTAGAAATGCAAAAAAACTTAAATAGTCCAATATTTTCAATACaaaaaattataagataaaaaagAACAACAAAGATAGAATGACATAGTAGTGAAAATTATATATCtcaccaaaaaaataaataaacaattaaatcatTCTACTTGTGTGTATATCACCTAAACTCAATTATTATCACCTACAACTAATACCTACCTCTATTGGGTCCTTTGAAGGgcatgaattgatttattatagcAATCAATTAATAGATTTATTATAAATGCTCTCATTTTTTGTGAGTATCATAGGTTATTATAATAGTAAATGTCATAgttcaaaataatatattttcttttcttaaataaatattataattataattataattacaaTTACTAAAAGTTCAGATTTTAATTTGCATATATATAGTATTAAGTTATTATGTcaaattacaaatattattttataattcattAGTTATTACTATTATTGATGATGATCGATTTGATTATACCATGGTATcaaaattttgttgttttgtaattTAGAGAGTTGGGTTGAAAATATACTAACTTAAATATATTTAGTCTTCCTATCACAATATAgccataataaataaaaaataaaataaagataataataatttgaagGGTTGTGAATGTAAGAGAATGATTGCAAAATGACGTTGGAAAGCCAAAAATGCATTGGAAGTGGAATAGTTCaacatttttttttactaatatttttttcacggagtaatgctatttagtacgaaggaatttggagaagaaatgcaagaatgaacaCATGTCACTATATTATAGGGAAATTTTTAAGTGGTGATAATTAAttgttgagatttattcttgtcTTTCTTGTTTATTGGCCTCATTAAATGTGATATTTCAAACTTCCCAATTATCAAtagttattgtattttattattttgattattttagtttaattatttaaaactacTAATGGGaaagataataattaaaattgagaATAATTATCTATAATCAACTAAATACAACTTTTAGATAATAACAAATTCTACATGTTTTCACATAGACAAATTATACACTTCAATAAAGGATAACGCATGTGTGTTGGAAATTGTAAGCAATAGTTTTTTCATATGAATATGAATAGTAATAATAGTGCATGCAAAAGAAACGACTGACACGTTTTTTCTAGGCTAGCCATACCATAGCATTACTGCATAGATCTCAATGTAATaccaaatcaacaaaatatttttaaccaACTTTGTAAGCAACATAtcaatataattatttagaatgAATTGGAACTGCTGGAACTGGGAAATGGAGGGAATTAACAGGAAATTATGACTTTACTAAATTAGAAATgcaaaaaaacttaaatattccaatattttcaatacaaaaaattataagataaaaaagAGCAACAAAGATAGAATGATATAGTAGTGAAAATCATATATctcaccaaaaaaaaaataaacaattaaatcatTCTACTTGTGTGTATATCAAACAGAGTAATGGAAAAACAATCCGGAGTGATATAAACAAAAACCACAATGCTCTCCTCCTgattcaaaaactattttttgtcaaaaaaataatCAAACTTTTAGCAAACACCACTAAATAAAGTCCAACTCTTTCCTTAAAAAAAAACCATGACTTTTTTAAACAATGTCTACAGAGGAAAAACATATGGGTAACAATCAATGTTGAAAAATATAAGTAATTTGGGAACTCAAAAATCTTAGATAAGACAATATCTTCAGTCTTCCCCGTGCTCCATCTCTTCGATCTATAAAATTGTTAAGCAAAGTGAAAATCTTTTAAACTGCATATAAGCAAACATAACTTAATTTGAAGCATTAAACCTAAGAAAAGAAAACGAAtgacaaataaaaaacaaagaatCTCAAGGAAGAGAAAAGAAAGATTGAAAATGAAAAAGTAAACAAAGTAAATCTTACCGAAAATAAATCGAACATTAAACTTGGGAAATTTTCCTAAAGTAATTCAAACTTGCTATAATATTGATGAAAGTTCTGGATTAAAATTCATGACAGCAACTTGAAAAAATAACTCTCCAATATCAAGACAGCAACACAAATCCATCCAGAAAACACGATCAACATTAATAAAAAACTGTAACAACATGTAACAGTACAATATATATTTTAACAACGTGCATATACCtggaaaattgaaaaaaataaaataaataatgcaaGCATGTAAAGTTTAGAATTCAGATATGAAAAATCCAAAAATGCAAAGTTTAAATCTCACCCGGTACCCTTTATTGAAGGACACCGTCCTTTTGAGTCATTTATTCTATGAATCAAAGTGCTTTTGTGTCTTTACCGAAATTGTTGAATCGACAACCATGTTCAAAGAAATGATAAAATTGGGGGTTAGATAAAGAACGATAACCTAAAgttgaaaaattgaagaaaaaaattatcaATTGAATTTTGTAGTTTGATAACATAATTAGTTGTTATTATTATCGAATAAAAAAGAAGATACCTTTTGATTTGCAACTTGATAATGATTttagaaattaaagaaaaactaTGAATGAAAGATGCAGGATTTTGACGAACCTTCaatgcagtgttttaaaaaccggaccggacatcaaaccggtgaaggtactgggtcactggtttattggtcgaaccactgggtcactggtcgaaccgcatgactaaactgggttaaaccggataactcggttgaatagaccggtcgttataacaaaattatataggtataaaatctgtcgaaccggatgattcagttcctacaaaatataactagtacttaaattttttgaaaacatcatattatGAAAAAATtcgttcataatttaaattcaaattttacacgtaggtatcacacacaatcaaatagtacataattataaaatataaacaaaaatttaatcgcaacataatttaattgaataatttataacaaagtaatttcattgtctactaaatttaatttcaataaaaaaaaatgtttcaatGTAtgaatctccttcttcaatattaaaattatttgtaaCAAAATCAACTACATctacaaccatttttttattttttattttttattttgttttttagtttaattttaattaaaatagtcaaaatgacattgttttaattttttacaattaaaaaaaattaaaaaaattaaaaaatgcatttaaaccaccggttcacAAAAACCGACAGTTTTACCGGTTTTAGCGGTTTACACCGGTTCAATGATATTCCCGAtccaactattgaaccagaccggttacgtGGCCgattcccggttcgaccggtccgaccggccggtccggtttttaaaacactgcttcaATGTGTGGAGAATGAAATCAAGGAATGAAAGGGACATGTTAAAATCGATGGGGGTAATAGAATAGGAAGATGAGCCAAATGTAATGGTTTGTAATTTAGGGTTTGCAGGTTGAAATCAAAAGCCATAATATATATAGATCAATGAGAGAAAGTTTAAGGGTTTTTCAGAAACCAAAGAGAAAAAGCGTGAAAGAGGTTTTGCTGTATCCAAGAAGATTTGCATAATTCCAATACAAAGGCCTCACGTTAGCATTAATGATGGAAAATAAAATGGACAATTGAAAGGGTATGCAATGATtaaagaatatatatttttaattaaaatattaaaggaGATCCAATTACCGCTATGTCCCCGAATATCACCCTCAAATTGGTGATTATAGGGATATTGAAAGAATTGCATTTGTcatgtactttattatattaaaagtagatattTAGAAAGAAGTTTAGTTCGGGACACATATACTTTGAGATGAAAAAAAATCCTACAGTGGGTGTCAATAGTAATCATATTCTTTCGATAGTTGAAAATCCACGGGCTAAAAATAAAGCCCGACCCATTCTGTTTTCTAGGGTTTACAATTCACTATAAAATCCCAAAACTCACCTCTCTTCTCTTCCTAATCGCAGTTACTTCTGCGCAGTCTCATTCCTGTTCAATTAGGGTTTCTGTCAACAAGTTCTCTCCAGTTTTCAACCGCAATGAGGGCCAAGGTTAGATCCTTTACCATTTCGTTATGTTTTCTTATTCTTTTGTTGTTATAGTGCTTTTGGTTTAATTGGAATTTGTGATTTGTGCAGTGGAAGAAGAAGCGTATGAGGAGATTGAAGAGGAAGCGCCGAAAGATGAGACAGAGATCCAAGTAGAGTGTGTTCTCAGCCATCATCGTTTGCTCTTAGATTTGTTTTTCCCTTTCGTATTGTTATTGTTTTGTAATCAGACTCATCGGCTAGAGAGTAGTATCTGTTTCTCTCTCTAATTTTGCCGTTATGATATTTTGGTTTTGTATTAGCTCAAAGATATTGTTCTTTCTGGAATTGAGTAGCTTTTACTTTTGAATTTCGTTCTATCATGtttgattatgttttttttttgttttaacatATTATCGAATTGATTTTATATAGTTGCTAATGACACTTGTATTGTTATCTTACTTTCGGTCAATTGTTAAATTGTCTTTCCCCTGGAAGAGGAAACCCTTAAGTCTTCTAGTACAACCGTTTTTTAGGTAACAATCCTTTAGTATAAGTATATATCGATAACTTTTTGGTCTACCAAAACTAAATCTGTCTAATTCTTTCTGTTTCTATGGTTCACCGCTCTTAGGGTATACAAACCATTATTACAAGGATTCATTGATATTATTGTCTACGAAATTTTAATCTATCAGCAGATTTTAGATTTAGTCTACTCAATTACGGGCAACTATGTAGCttttttgttgttgatgttgttttttGTATGCGTCAAAATGCATTTCTCTTGTACTTCTGTTTCAGAATGCTGATTTTCTTAACCATTGAGTTATTGGTTTATTGTTCTCCTttggttcattttatttttactgttatatattactccctccgtatcataataagtgtcccatttgcagtttttccttgtctcaaattaattgtccatttacaattccaatgcatcaatcatatattactcaaatgtGACACTTATgtgacacttattatgagacggagtgAGTAGTTTCTTTGGATATGTTTGTGTTAGAATCTTCCTAATTGAAGACACTTCACATTCCTTCATTAATTCTTTTGGTGTTAAAAGTTCAGGGTGTAGTCGATGTTTGTATTTATTACTGATTATCCTAACGTGAGAACTATTTACCATCATATCAATTCTAGAAATTGTACGTCTTAATACCATCGCATCCATCTATCTAGATTCCCATCTATTTATTTGCAAAGGATTAAGAAATATTGTGTGTCCAACGTTGAAATGTAACAACCTTTTGGTTAGGGGTGTGTAAAATATCCGGTTTTGATctccaaatccataaccaaacctaaaccacttttaaatatccggatataattgaatggttattaaccggtttagttattaatggtttggtttggttatccattcatataatccggatataattaaatggttattaaccggttaaattattttggattcggttataatccggttattttccaaattcaaatattttaattgtcaaaatattaatttttttttgaaaaaaaatattttcgaaaaaaataattttcaaaactagattttttaaaaaaaccggttatataatcataaccaaatttataaccaattttgattaaaatgtggttatggttataaatccaaaccatttaaatagttttaaaatggttatggtttggtttttgaaaataaccaaccatgcacacccctacttCTGGTATTGCAAACCAGCATTGTAATCTTGTAGTATGTAACTTACCATTGTTTTGCTAGCTTGTTTGCCAACAAATTTTAATTTCGATTGAGTTGGATTATAAAGGAATCAAGTATTGCCATGTTAGGATTTGTAAGAGGATTTGTTCAAATTTGCCCTTAACAACGAGTCCTGCTGATGGTGAAGCTCACTATTTACTTCACATGGCAATAAAACGCACTTTTTAGCTCACGGTTTTTTTTATATCAAGAGGGAGATTTAGTTTACGGTTTGTTTCCATTAATCATTGGTTTAGAATTTTGGAATTGTGTGAAAATTGATATTTGCAACCTAGGAAATTAGTGGTTGAGTTGTTTATTAGATATTTAGATGTTATACAACTTTGTCAATAATTGTGCTGACAGCCTTCAACCACAAAATCCCCCGTTTAAACACCCAAAATAATTGTCATAAATTGTGCAATCGGCTACCAGCCTCGAATTCTCCTGCATGACCTCAATAATTTTTCAGAAGAGGGGATAGATTTCGAAAGGCAACAAATTCTCTGTAGAGAAATATTCAAAAATGTAGAAAGGAGGAAGAAGATGGGAGCCCAATAACGTATATTTATTATGAGGATTTTGGTTCCGGCCCATGAACGATAAATTCATATCTTTTAGTTATCAAAGTGATCAATGAGATGGACAAAATGTGAGATCAATTCATATCTTTTGGTTATCAAAGTGATCAATTAGATGGACAAAATGTGAGAAAATTATGGAAGGATCAATCTTTCGAGTGAGTGAGATTTTACGAAAAAGTGACACAATTCTTCAAGTCTCTAGATTCATTCAAAATAATTGACATATGATAATGTCAATTTGagtgtaattttctttttaaataatagataatagattttTTAGTGTAAAAAAATAGGACTAATTATAAGTCACAAGCCTAAGTTCGATCTAAACAAACTTCTATAATGTAGTACATCATCAAGGGTGTCGACAAACTTGAACCTTACCTTAATAAGTAAGATTCGGATTTAACAAAGTGACTGGTACCCCCAAGAGTTGGCTTTGTGGCGAAGGATTGAGTCTTGGGAGTATGTTTTCTATAAAAGTGACAGTAGTCTTGACCTTTATCTTTGATATTAGACTCATATACAACCTTTCTTTAGGTTTATTCTATAAAAATCACGAGCTTTTTGGCCATGCACAACCATTCCAATTTAATGAGCATTCTAGAAATCTATGTTTGAGATTTCATAGGAAGCGACCTCACTTCCACATTCACAAATGTGAGTATGTCAAGAGTACTCAGATAGTTATGTACTCCACTTCGTATAAAGTAAAAATCTAGTTAAGAGTTTTTATTACTTCAACCT
Encoded proteins:
- the LOC131658364 gene encoding uncharacterized protein LOC131658364, whose amino-acid sequence is MASSIGATRSCQFRSQCRCGLEAPLMTSWTDSNPGRRFFGCGMYKVQGHKRCSHFVWYDDELSSRAKEIIYSLHKKLEHERARLDEANTKVAEVKTKLNAMNLLMKFSVSMTLVMAVGLVMLNVMK